One segment of Synechococcales cyanobacterium T60_A2020_003 DNA contains the following:
- a CDS encoding superoxide dismutase, with translation MAYELPNLPYDYTALEPYISKSTLEFHHDKHHAAYVSKFNDAVKGSDLDSQPIEAVIKAIAGDSSKTGIFNNAAQAWNHTFYWNSMKPSGGGLPTGDLAQKIDADFGSFEQFAAAFKDAGATQFGSGWAWLVLDNGTLKVTKTLNADNPLTSGQVPLLTMDVWEHAYYLDYQNRRPDYIGAFLSNLVNWDFAAQNLAAA, from the coding sequence ATGGCATACGAGCTTCCAAATTTACCCTACGACTACACGGCGCTTGAGCCCTACATTTCCAAGAGTACCCTTGAGTTTCATCATGACAAGCATCATGCGGCTTACGTTAGCAAGTTTAATGATGCGGTGAAGGGAAGCGATTTAGATAGTCAGCCGATTGAAGCTGTGATTAAAGCGATCGCTGGCGACTCTTCTAAAACAGGTATTTTCAATAACGCTGCACAGGCCTGGAACCATACCTTCTATTGGAACAGTATGAAGCCCAGTGGTGGTGGTTTACCGACAGGCGATCTAGCCCAGAAAATTGATGCTGATTTTGGCAGTTTTGAGCAGTTTGCCGCCGCCTTTAAGGACGCAGGTGCCACGCAATTTGGTAGTGGTTGGGCTTGGCTAGTGCTTGACAATGGCACACTCAAGGTCACTAAGACGTTGAACGCTGATAATCCTCTGACGAGTGGTCAAGTGCCTCTGCTGACGATGGATGTCTGGGAACATGCCTATTATCTGGATTATCAGAATAGGCGGCCTGACTATATTGGAGCGTTTCTATCGAATTTAGTGAACTGGGATTTTGCCGCTCAAAATTTGGCTGCCGCTTAG
- the map gene encoding type I methionyl aminopeptidase, which produces MDNEAIVLLSSREIEKMRQAGQLAAELLEHLGKMVKPGISTLELNDEAERWTQERGAKSAPLGYHGFPKSICTSINEVVCHGIPDAKQILREGDIINIDVTPTLDGYHGDTSKTFFVGEPSAQAQKLVEVTEECLMRGIAAVQPGARIGDIGAAIQDYAEAAGFSVVRDFVGHGVSRVFHTAPQVPHYGTRGRGKKIRPGMVFTIEPMINEGTWEVEVLDDGWTAVTRDRKLSAQFEHTIAVTPSGVEILTMLPKPALV; this is translated from the coding sequence ATGGATAACGAAGCAATTGTTTTACTTTCCAGCCGAGAAATCGAGAAAATGCGCCAAGCAGGCCAACTCGCCGCCGAACTGCTAGAGCATCTAGGCAAGATGGTAAAACCCGGCATCAGCACGCTCGAGCTCAACGACGAAGCTGAACGCTGGACCCAGGAGCGGGGAGCCAAAAGTGCACCCTTGGGCTATCACGGCTTCCCAAAATCCATTTGCACCAGCATTAACGAGGTGGTGTGTCACGGCATCCCCGACGCAAAGCAAATTTTGCGCGAGGGAGACATCATTAATATTGACGTCACGCCGACCCTCGATGGCTATCACGGGGATACGTCTAAAACTTTTTTTGTCGGAGAACCATCGGCTCAGGCGCAAAAACTGGTGGAGGTGACGGAAGAATGTCTCATGCGGGGTATTGCAGCGGTGCAACCTGGTGCTCGCATTGGCGATATTGGCGCAGCAATTCAGGACTATGCGGAAGCAGCAGGCTTTTCCGTCGTCCGTGATTTTGTAGGGCACGGGGTCAGCCGAGTCTTCCATACTGCGCCCCAAGTTCCCCACTACGGCACCCGTGGACGAGGCAAAAAAATCCGTCCTGGGATGGTGTTCACCATCGAACCCATGATTAATGAAGGAACCTGGGAAGTGGAAGTCCTAGACGATGGCTGGACAGCGGTAACGCGCGATCGCAAGCTCTCAGCCCAGTTCGAGCACACCATCGCTGTCACACCCAGCGGTGTCGAAATTTTGACGATGCTGCCAAAACCAGCCCTCGTCTAG